Proteins encoded by one window of Arabidopsis thaliana chromosome 2, partial sequence:
- the LSH10 gene encoding LIGHT-DEPENDENT SHORT HYPOCOTYLS-like protein (DUF640) (LIGHT SENSITIVE HYPOCOTYLS 10 (LSH10); CONTAINS InterPro DOMAIN/s: Protein of unknown function DUF640 (InterPro:IPR006936); BEST Arabidopsis thaliana protein match is: Protein of unknown function (DUF640) (TAIR:AT1G07090.1); Has 309 Blast hits to 309 proteins in 18 species: Archae - 0; Bacteria - 0; Metazoa - 12; Fungi - 0; Plants - 297; Viruses - 0; Other Eukaryotes - 0 (source: NCBI BLink).) — MSSPRERGKSLMESSGSEPPVTPSRYESQKRRDWNTFGQYLKNQRPPVPMSHCSCNHVLDFLRYLDQFGKTKVHVPGCMFYGQPEPPAPCTCPLRQAWGSLDALIGRLRAAYEENGGPPETNPFASGAIRVYLREVRECQAKARGIPYKKKKKKKPTPEMGGGREDSSSSSSSFSFS, encoded by the coding sequence ATGTCCTCTccaagagaaagaggaaagagTTTGATGGAATCATCAGGATCAGAGCCACCGGTGACACCAAGCCGTTACGAGTCGCAGAAGAGACGTGACTGGAACACTTTCGGACAGTACTTGAAGAATCAGAGACCGCCTGTGCCGATGTCTCACTGCAGCTGTAACCACGTGCTTGATTTCCTCAGGTACTTAGACCAGTTCGGTAAGACAAAGGTGCACGTGCCTGGCTGTATGTTCTACGGCCAGCCTGAGCCACCAGCTCCTTGCACGTGCCCTCTCAGACAAGCTTGGGGAAGTCTTGACGCTTTGATCGGACGGCTGAGAGCGGCTTACGAGGAGAACGGTGGACCTCCGGAGACTAACCCTTTCGCTAGCGGAGCGATAAGGGTTTATCTGAGGGAGGTTAGGGAGTGTCAGGCTAAGGCTAGAGGGATTCcttacaagaagaagaagaagaagaagccaacGCCGGAGATGGGAGGTGGGAGAGAGgactcttcttcctcctcctcttccttcaGCTTCTCTTAA